In Methanosarcina barkeri MS, a single window of DNA contains:
- the glgP gene encoding alpha-glucan family phosphorylase, whose protein sequence is MDNLHEALERQNIAYFSMEIGLRSDIATYAGGLGGLAGDAIRSAADLNIPFVAVTLVSNKGYFRQTLDPAGNQIEHKDEWNPAHFMTLCKEEVKVKIQDRDVKIRAWIYTYKSHIGGCVPIIFLDTNVEGNESEDRKITDFLYGGDQRYRLKQEIVLGIGGVRMLNALGFRVRKYHMNEGHSSLLALELLKQNSVDPKKVKELCIFTTHTPVEAGHDKFDYGLVKDLIKDKNNVEILRKFGGQNYFDTSIFAMNLSNYINGVTKRHSQISSALYPGYKINAITNGVHSYTWASPYFRKLYDRYLPDWENEPELLIRVGEIPDTEIWEAHWSAKRDLIDEVNKKTGVGMDYDTLTIGFARRMTSYKRPTLIFSDLEMLRSINKRGKIQLIFAGKAHPNDEAGKQIIRDIFKIIETLRDDIKIVFLENYNMDLAAKMVSGVDVWLNTPNCPYEASGTSGMKAAHNGVVNFSVLDGWWIEGWIEDVTGWSIGPKPDEKISIEEIRTAELRDLYYKLYYIIVPMYYEQKDEWLKLINNSIGMIASYFNSHRMMRYYVTQAYL, encoded by the coding sequence ATGGATAATCTTCATGAAGCACTGGAGAGACAAAATATTGCTTATTTTTCAATGGAGATAGGCCTTCGTAGTGACATCGCAACATATGCAGGAGGATTAGGGGGTCTTGCAGGTGATGCTATCCGCTCAGCTGCGGATCTAAATATTCCATTTGTAGCAGTAACACTAGTAAGTAATAAAGGATATTTTAGACAGACTCTTGACCCTGCAGGAAATCAGATAGAACATAAGGATGAGTGGAATCCTGCCCATTTTATGACTCTTTGCAAAGAAGAAGTAAAAGTAAAAATTCAGGATAGAGACGTTAAAATCAGAGCCTGGATTTATACTTACAAGAGCCATATCGGAGGCTGCGTGCCAATAATTTTTCTAGATACAAATGTTGAAGGAAATGAATCGGAAGACCGCAAGATTACGGATTTTCTATATGGAGGCGATCAACGTTATAGACTCAAGCAGGAAATAGTACTCGGAATAGGAGGAGTACGGATGCTTAATGCTCTTGGGTTCAGAGTCAGAAAGTACCATATGAATGAAGGGCATTCAAGCTTACTTGCTCTAGAACTTTTGAAGCAAAACAGCGTAGACCCAAAAAAAGTAAAGGAGCTTTGTATCTTTACTACCCATACTCCAGTGGAAGCAGGGCATGATAAATTTGATTACGGGCTTGTAAAAGACCTAATCAAGGATAAAAACAATGTTGAAATCCTCCGTAAGTTTGGAGGGCAAAACTACTTTGATACAAGCATTTTTGCTATGAACTTGTCGAATTATATCAATGGCGTTACAAAAAGACACAGCCAGATCTCAAGTGCACTTTACCCTGGTTATAAAATTAATGCCATTACAAATGGTGTTCATTCCTATACATGGGCTTCCCCTTATTTCAGAAAGCTTTATGATCGCTATCTTCCGGATTGGGAAAATGAACCTGAACTTCTGATAAGAGTTGGAGAAATTCCAGACACTGAAATATGGGAAGCACATTGGAGTGCAAAAAGAGATTTAATCGACGAGGTGAACAAAAAAACAGGCGTCGGAATGGATTATGATACTCTTACAATAGGCTTTGCACGGCGTATGACATCATATAAGCGTCCAACTTTAATTTTTTCTGATCTTGAGATGCTTAGGAGTATTAATAAAAGAGGTAAAATTCAGCTTATTTTTGCAGGTAAAGCCCATCCTAATGATGAAGCCGGAAAACAAATTATAAGGGATATTTTTAAAATAATAGAAACTCTTCGTGACGACATAAAAATTGTGTTTCTAGAAAATTATAATATGGATCTTGCTGCAAAAATGGTTTCTGGAGTTGATGTCTGGCTTAATACTCCTAACTGTCCCTACGAAGCATCAGGTACAAGTGGTATGAAAGCTGCTCATAATGGAGTAGTGAATTTTAGCGTGCTTGATGGTTGGTGGATTGAGGGATGGATTGAAGATGTGACAGGCTGGTCTATTGGGCCCAAACCAGATGAAAAAATTTCGATTGAAGAGATAAGAACTGCTGAGCTTAGAGATCTCTATTACAAACTCTACTACATCATTGTCCCTATGTACTACGAACAAAAAGACGAATGGCTCAAGCTAATCAATAATTCGATAGGTATGATAGCATCTTATTTTAACAGTCATAGGATGATGAGGTATTATGTCACACAGGCTTATCTTTGA
- a CDS encoding glycosyltransferase family 4 protein, translating into MKKMRIGMFTWESLYSMRVGGISPHVSELSEALAAEGHEIHLFTRDRKDKDEIINGVYYHKIACDQSGGIVEQMNRMCDAMYCRFLEVRESTGEFNVLHGHDWHPVNVLCRIKAQFGLPFVLTFHSTEWGRNGNHHGDWWEAKEISHREWLGGYESSEIIITSTILKEEIKQIYKIPDYKLWEIPNGINVGKIKRQIDPGDVKRQYGIHPCLPVVLFTGRMSYQKGPDLLVEAAAKVLKKRNAQFVLIGEGEMRAHCEYRAQKLGIGDSCNFLGYAPDNTVIDWFNACDLVCVPSRNEPFGIVVLEAWDAKKPVVASDAVALVENFKTGVITHKEPSSIAWGLNYVLEGLGHNRMGEKGYDLIKKRYNWKIIAEKTQEVYKKIIEKQELKDKNA; encoded by the coding sequence ATGAAAAAAATGAGAATAGGAATGTTTACCTGGGAAAGTTTATATTCAATGCGGGTTGGAGGTATTTCGCCCCATGTATCCGAACTCTCTGAGGCTCTTGCAGCAGAGGGACATGAGATTCACCTGTTTACACGAGACCGTAAAGATAAAGATGAAATAATAAATGGGGTTTATTATCACAAAATTGCCTGTGATCAAAGCGGGGGAATTGTTGAACAGATGAACCGGATGTGTGATGCCATGTACTGCCGGTTCCTTGAAGTGAGAGAAAGCACAGGAGAGTTTAATGTATTACATGGTCACGACTGGCACCCAGTAAATGTTCTTTGCAGGATAAAAGCCCAGTTTGGACTGCCCTTTGTGCTAACTTTCCACAGTACAGAATGGGGACGTAATGGAAATCATCATGGAGATTGGTGGGAAGCAAAGGAAATCTCACATAGAGAGTGGCTTGGAGGCTATGAATCTTCGGAAATTATCATAACCTCGACCATATTGAAAGAAGAAATCAAGCAAATTTACAAAATCCCTGACTACAAGCTCTGGGAAATTCCTAACGGCATAAACGTGGGAAAAATAAAAAGGCAAATCGACCCTGGTGATGTGAAAAGGCAATACGGTATCCATCCCTGTCTTCCAGTGGTGCTTTTCACGGGAAGGATGTCTTATCAGAAAGGGCCTGACCTGCTGGTGGAAGCTGCTGCTAAAGTCCTGAAGAAGAGGAATGCCCAGTTTGTGCTTATCGGTGAAGGAGAAATGCGCGCTCATTGTGAATATAGAGCTCAAAAACTTGGCATTGGAGATTCATGCAATTTCCTCGGGTATGCTCCGGATAATACCGTAATAGACTGGTTCAATGCCTGCGACCTCGTGTGCGTGCCCAGCCGGAATGAACCCTTCGGAATTGTGGTGCTTGAAGCCTGGGATGCAAAAAAACCTGTCGTTGCAAGTGATGCAGTAGCCCTTGTAGAAAATTTCAAGACAGGCGTTATTACTCATAAGGAACCGTCTTCTATTGCATGGGGCCTTAATTATGTCCTTGAAGGGCTTGGCCACAACCGGATGGGAGAGAAAGGTTACGACCTTATTAAAAAGCGATATAACTGGAAAATAATAGCTGAAAAAACTCAAGAAGTATACAAAAAAATTATAGAAAAACAAGAATTAAAGGACAAAAATGCATAA
- the mtaA gene encoding methylcobamide:CoM methyltransferase MtaA, with product MTEMTLKERLLNALEGKEVDKVPVCSVTQTGIVELMDEVGSSWPEAHSDPEKMATLAIANYELSGLEAVRVPYCLTVLAEAMGCEVNMGTKNRQPSVTAHPYPKSLEGMEMPENLLDIGRIQAVLDSIKIIRERVGPDVPIIGGMEGPVTLASDLASVKSFMKWSVKKPDLLHQVLDFATDATIAYANSMVVAGADVISVADPVASPDLMSPDSFKNELQSRLHKFSSNVNSVTVLHICGSVAPILDYMADCGFEGLSVEEKVGSIKKAKEVLGDRARLVGNISSPFVLLPGPIDKIKEESKKAISEGVDVLAPGCGIAPMTPLSHIKAMVEARDEYYA from the coding sequence ATGACTGAGATGACACTTAAGGAGAGACTTTTAAATGCGCTGGAAGGTAAAGAAGTAGATAAAGTACCGGTCTGTTCTGTAACCCAGACAGGAATCGTTGAACTAATGGATGAAGTAGGGTCTTCCTGGCCAGAGGCTCATTCTGACCCTGAAAAAATGGCGACGCTTGCGATTGCAAACTATGAATTAAGCGGGCTTGAAGCTGTAAGAGTCCCGTATTGCCTGACTGTGCTTGCCGAAGCTATGGGTTGTGAGGTTAATATGGGAACTAAAAATAGGCAGCCATCAGTTACTGCACATCCGTATCCTAAAAGCCTTGAGGGTATGGAAATGCCTGAGAACCTACTTGACATAGGCAGAATCCAAGCTGTACTTGATTCAATCAAAATTATAAGGGAAAGAGTAGGACCGGATGTGCCTATTATAGGAGGAATGGAAGGACCTGTTACTCTTGCTTCCGATCTGGCGAGTGTAAAGTCCTTTATGAAATGGTCTGTTAAAAAGCCAGATCTATTACATCAGGTACTGGATTTTGCAACCGATGCTACAATAGCATATGCAAATTCAATGGTTGTTGCAGGAGCAGATGTCATCTCCGTTGCCGATCCTGTAGCATCTCCTGACCTGATGAGTCCGGATTCTTTTAAAAATGAACTCCAGTCAAGGCTGCATAAGTTTTCCTCAAACGTAAATTCGGTTACGGTTCTGCATATCTGTGGAAGTGTGGCCCCGATCCTTGACTATATGGCAGATTGCGGTTTCGAAGGTCTGAGCGTTGAAGAAAAAGTTGGCAGTATTAAAAAGGCTAAGGAAGTGCTTGGGGATAGGGCAAGGCTCGTAGGAAATATCTCAAGCCCCTTTGTTCTGCTCCCAGGTCCGATCGATAAGATAAAAGAAGAATCGAAAAAAGCTATTTCCGAAGGTGTAGACGTACTGGCGCCTGGCTGCGGAATTGCACCTATGACTCCGCTTTCCCACATTAAAGCGATGGTCGAGGCAAGAGACGAATATTACGCTTGA
- the mtaB gene encoding methanol--corrinoid protein co-methyltransferase MtaB, translating to MAVTRCTKMAYASADDMVFGKAVTPVKTGLELEIGAGYTTPEVNYAPRPEAGASKEKLIKEYERITTDIMARMVQIGAPAVVLETEHVQQMSNHPDWGAAVAHAQKTIMEDYHDEYGIKCALRHTIGDIRETRDFLALRGDKYSVFMEAFEQCAQNGADMLAVESMGGKEVFDYAILRNDMAGVLYGIGVLGSIDMEMIWQDIASVAKKNNVIASGDTDCAQANTAMFIAGGLLDKNLAHTLAIIARTISAARSLVAYEAGAAGPGKDCGYENTIVKSIAGVPIAQEGKTSTCAHSDLMGNIVMQCCDLWSNESVEYHGEFGGTTVQCWGETLAYDCALMNVALDSGNEKILRDMFVASDIYRDAQGYVLAYPNAYRVGQAIATDGNDIYLRAKNAAIECINIVEEGAKGKLELSRFEAKALADAKAAFEALTDDKEKFMSDCLTKYKQEVKVFKPENYDL from the coding sequence ATGGCAGTAACAAGATGTACTAAAATGGCTTATGCAAGCGCAGATGACATGGTTTTCGGAAAAGCTGTCACGCCAGTTAAAACCGGACTGGAACTTGAAATCGGTGCCGGTTACACAACTCCCGAAGTAAACTATGCCCCAAGACCTGAAGCCGGAGCATCCAAAGAAAAGCTCATAAAGGAATACGAAAGGATAACCACCGACATTATGGCAAGGATGGTTCAAATCGGAGCTCCTGCTGTTGTACTTGAAACTGAACACGTTCAGCAGATGTCCAATCACCCGGATTGGGGAGCTGCCGTTGCGCATGCCCAGAAAACTATCATGGAAGATTACCATGATGAATACGGCATAAAGTGCGCACTCCGCCACACCATTGGTGACATCCGTGAGACCAGAGACTTCCTCGCACTTAGAGGAGACAAGTACAGCGTCTTTATGGAGGCCTTCGAGCAGTGTGCCCAGAATGGGGCTGACATGCTTGCAGTTGAGTCAATGGGTGGAAAAGAAGTATTCGACTATGCAATCCTCAGGAACGACATGGCAGGCGTACTTTACGGAATAGGTGTTCTCGGTAGCATAGATATGGAAATGATCTGGCAAGACATTGCATCAGTTGCAAAAAAGAACAATGTAATAGCATCAGGTGACACAGACTGTGCCCAAGCAAACACCGCGATGTTCATTGCAGGCGGGCTGCTGGACAAGAACCTCGCTCACACACTTGCAATCATTGCAAGGACTATTTCTGCCGCAAGATCACTTGTTGCTTACGAGGCCGGTGCAGCCGGCCCTGGAAAGGACTGTGGCTACGAGAATACCATTGTAAAATCCATTGCAGGTGTCCCGATAGCTCAGGAAGGTAAGACTTCGACCTGTGCTCACTCCGACCTGATGGGGAACATTGTCATGCAGTGCTGTGACCTCTGGTCCAATGAATCTGTTGAGTATCACGGTGAATTCGGTGGTACCACAGTTCAGTGTTGGGGAGAGACCTTAGCTTATGACTGTGCTCTAATGAATGTTGCTCTTGATTCGGGTAATGAAAAAATACTTAGGGACATGTTCGTAGCTTCCGATATATACAGAGACGCACAGGGCTATGTACTCGCATACCCGAATGCCTACAGAGTAGGACAGGCAATTGCAACAGACGGAAATGATATTTACCTCCGTGCCAAGAACGCTGCTATCGAATGCATCAACATTGTAGAAGAAGGAGCAAAGGGCAAACTTGAGCTCTCCAGATTCGAAGCTAAAGCCCTTGCAGATGCAAAAGCAGCTTTCGAGGCCCTTACCGACGACAAAGAAAAGTTCATGAGTGACTGCCTTACAAAGTATAAACAGGAAGTCAAAGTCTTCAAGCCAGAGAACTACGACCTCTAA
- the mtaC gene encoding methanol--corrinoid protein MtaC, with translation MEVRHLIDIDPSGILVRYNVKMEKEMTPEEAAEELYPKDSIIYPIAKAIFEGEEDDVVEGLEKAISSGKDPISLIDDALMVGMGVVTKLYDEGIIFLPNVMMSADAMLEGIEYVKQKAGRAPVVKGKVVCHVAEGDVHDIGKNIVAALLRANGYDVVDLGRDVPVDEVIAAVEKENPLMLTGTALMTTTMYAFKEVNDKLLEKGYKIPFACGGGAVNQDFVSQYELGVYGEEAADAPKIADFIREHGGNIVKLREKFHKH, from the coding sequence ATGGAGGTTAGACATTTGATAGATATAGATCCCAGTGGTATCCTGGTTCGTTACAATGTAAAAATGGAAAAAGAAATGACACCGGAAGAGGCTGCAGAAGAACTTTACCCAAAGGATTCAATAATTTATCCGATTGCAAAGGCCATCTTTGAAGGCGAAGAGGACGACGTTGTTGAAGGGTTGGAAAAGGCTATTAGCTCTGGAAAGGACCCAATCTCTCTTATCGATGACGCTCTGATGGTTGGAATGGGAGTGGTCACCAAACTTTATGACGAAGGAATAATTTTCCTGCCAAACGTTATGATGTCTGCTGATGCCATGCTGGAGGGCATTGAATACGTTAAGCAAAAAGCAGGAAGAGCACCTGTGGTTAAAGGTAAAGTCGTTTGCCACGTTGCAGAAGGCGACGTCCACGATATAGGAAAGAACATCGTAGCTGCATTGCTCAGAGCTAACGGATATGATGTAGTGGATCTTGGAAGAGATGTCCCTGTAGATGAGGTAATAGCGGCTGTCGAGAAAGAAAATCCTCTCATGCTTACAGGTACTGCCCTGATGACCACAACCATGTACGCATTTAAAGAAGTTAATGACAAGCTTCTGGAGAAAGGCTACAAGATTCCGTTCGCCTGTGGCGGCGGTGCTGTGAACCAGGACTTCGTATCCCAGTATGAACTAGGAGTATATGGCGAAGAAGCAGCCGATGCTCCTAAGATAGCAGATTTCATCAGGGAACACGGAGGCAACATTGTGAAACTGAGGGAGAAATTCCATAAACACTGA
- a CDS encoding class I SAM-dependent methyltransferase — MYSWDPKLYSSNSSAQKNWGFELLAKLNLKGNERFLDVGCGDGKLSAEVAKNLPEGSVLGIDLSEEMITFARNHYSQEKFPNLAFMQANASELTFDSEFDIVFSNAVLHWIKVPEAALKGFLKSLKPGGVFLAQLGGKGNAAEILKTLDYMLENEKWSSYFRDFVFPYGFYGPEEYGKWLKDAGFLIKRLELISKDIALHGESRLFAWIASTWHPYIQRIPPELKEDFINELVTLLVKNYPPDDKGYVRVQMKRLEIEAYRKK; from the coding sequence ATGTATTCCTGGGATCCAAAACTTTATTCTTCGAATTCCTCAGCTCAGAAAAACTGGGGGTTTGAACTTCTTGCAAAGCTGAATTTGAAAGGAAATGAAAGGTTTCTGGACGTTGGCTGCGGGGACGGAAAACTTAGTGCTGAAGTTGCAAAAAACCTACCTGAAGGCTCTGTTCTAGGAATCGATCTCTCTGAAGAGATGATTACTTTTGCCAGGAATCATTATTCTCAAGAGAAGTTTCCAAACCTTGCTTTTATGCAAGCAAATGCAAGTGAACTTACTTTTGACTCTGAGTTCGATATTGTCTTTTCCAATGCTGTTCTTCACTGGATAAAGGTTCCTGAAGCTGCTCTGAAGGGTTTTTTGAAAAGCCTCAAACCCGGTGGAGTATTCCTGGCCCAGCTTGGTGGGAAAGGAAACGCTGCAGAGATTCTCAAAACTCTTGATTATATGCTTGAAAACGAAAAATGGAGTTCTTATTTCAGGGATTTTGTATTTCCATATGGCTTTTACGGACCTGAAGAATACGGTAAATGGCTCAAAGATGCAGGTTTTTTAATTAAGCGTTTGGAATTGATCTCAAAAGACATAGCTCTTCATGGAGAAAGTAGACTTTTCGCCTGGATTGCTTCAACCTGGCACCCTTATATACAGCGGATACCTCCAGAATTAAAAGAGGATTTTATAAACGAACTTGTAACTCTTCTTGTGAAAAATTATCCACCTGATGACAAAGGATATGTCCGTGTCCAGATGAAAAGGCTGGAAATTGAGGCTTATCGGAAGAAATGA
- a CDS encoding PKD domain-containing protein, giving the protein MATNIVIDKQTGPAESDLFHTTNYANDAACIQAALDKSKSGDTITIHEGNYYITKIIYQNGKNLKIIGEGKVIFHMKNPEKETYGILFRGSLIANKKLNTNANKGSSQVVLTDASRVRKNDLIKIWKNVKWCPHDYSDQMTGEIYAVKNVNGNVVTLNQPLHRDYKLSENVKVEVYRPIQMNIKNIRIQGRGATTSHRGLAMQYCKDSSITNSWFKDIGFSAICLYSCFNVNINNNEIYNSLLPGSGYGVNVASGSAFVNIDHNHIENCRHAITGNTAERKSLNRDVFITDNTLIGGNIDGSSVVDSHPVTISYVVTKNKIYPQPGFFAFSDGTQYSTFSNNKIFGGYGGISRRGSINDGIHSYENNKFNGMSGIMYLGGKSGINNKLIIKNNVQNNGIYGIYFPGQESFRNIIISGNSFSNLSHKGVYQKFRINGVNLNISNNRFTDIKLNGIHIDGNSFKSNIVKIQNNILINVYPPNLSYGIIVKNVQNAIITGNKISKTQKPSVPVATFYASPKSGTVPLSVKFTDKSTGKPTKWKWSFGDGKSSTAKNPTHKYSKAGKYTVKLTVTNAAGSNTAMKSKYIIVTAKPVAVFYASPKSGKVPLSVKFTDKSTGKPTKWKWSFGDGTYSTAQNPTHKYSKKGKYTVKLTVASSAGSNTATKTTYIKIS; this is encoded by the coding sequence TTGGCGACAAACATCGTAATTGACAAACAGACTGGACCAGCTGAATCAGATCTTTTTCATACAACTAATTATGCAAACGATGCAGCCTGCATTCAGGCGGCACTGGATAAATCAAAAAGTGGGGATACAATTACTATCCATGAAGGGAACTACTATATTACAAAAATAATATATCAAAATGGTAAAAATCTGAAAATAATAGGCGAAGGAAAAGTAATTTTTCACATGAAAAATCCGGAAAAAGAAACTTACGGGATTTTATTCCGTGGATCATTGATCGCAAACAAAAAATTGAACACTAATGCCAATAAGGGCTCATCTCAAGTGGTTTTAACTGATGCTTCAAGGGTTCGCAAGAACGACCTGATAAAAATATGGAAAAATGTCAAGTGGTGTCCTCATGATTATTCTGATCAAATGACAGGGGAAATTTACGCTGTTAAAAATGTGAATGGAAATGTTGTCACTTTAAATCAACCACTCCATAGAGATTACAAATTATCTGAGAATGTAAAGGTCGAAGTATACAGACCTATTCAAATGAATATAAAGAACATAAGGATACAGGGTAGAGGTGCAACGACATCTCATCGTGGACTGGCTATGCAATATTGCAAGGACAGTTCTATTACTAATTCTTGGTTCAAAGATATTGGATTCAGTGCTATTTGCCTGTATTCCTGTTTTAATGTGAATATTAATAATAATGAGATTTACAATTCACTTCTTCCAGGAAGTGGATATGGCGTAAATGTGGCTAGCGGTTCGGCTTTTGTCAATATTGACCATAATCACATAGAAAACTGCAGGCATGCTATAACAGGCAATACAGCTGAACGCAAATCTTTAAATCGTGATGTTTTTATCACTGATAACACTCTAATAGGGGGAAACATCGATGGTTCTAGTGTTGTTGATTCCCATCCTGTTACTATTAGCTATGTCGTAACTAAAAACAAAATATACCCGCAACCAGGCTTTTTCGCTTTTTCAGATGGCACACAATATTCGACATTTTCTAACAACAAAATTTTTGGCGGATATGGAGGTATATCCAGACGCGGCAGCATTAATGATGGAATACATAGTTACGAAAATAATAAATTTAATGGTATGTCAGGTATTATGTATCTGGGAGGAAAAAGTGGAATCAATAACAAGCTTATAATTAAAAATAATGTTCAAAACAATGGGATATATGGAATTTATTTTCCAGGTCAGGAGAGTTTCAGGAATATAATAATAAGTGGGAACAGTTTCAGCAATCTTTCGCATAAAGGAGTATATCAGAAGTTTAGAATTAACGGAGTAAACTTAAATATCTCTAATAATAGGTTTACAGACATAAAACTGAATGGAATACATATAGATGGAAATTCGTTCAAAAGTAACATTGTGAAGATACAAAACAACATCTTAATAAATGTGTATCCACCGAATCTCTCTTATGGAATCATAGTAAAAAATGTTCAAAATGCCATAATTACTGGAAATAAGATATCAAAAACCCAAAAACCCAGCGTTCCTGTTGCTACATTTTATGCATCTCCAAAATCAGGAACAGTACCTTTAAGCGTGAAATTTACTGACAAAAGTACAGGAAAACCAACTAAATGGAAATGGAGTTTCGGAGACGGAAAATCGTCAACAGCCAAAAATCCAACTCATAAGTATTCTAAAGCAGGAAAATATACTGTTAAACTTACAGTAACAAATGCTGCAGGCAGTAACACAGCAATGAAATCAAAGTATATCATAGTGACAGCAAAACCGGTTGCTGTATTTTATGCATCTCCAAAATCAGGAAAAGTACCTTTAAGTGTGAAATTTACTGATAAAAGTACAGGAAAACCAACTAAATGGAAATGGAGTTTTGGAGATGGGACATATTCAACAGCCCAGAATCCAACTCATAAGTATTCCAAAAAAGGGAAATATACTGTTAAACTTACAGTAGCCAGTTCTGCAGGTAGCAATACAGCGACAAAGACAACATATATTAAAATTTCATAA
- a CDS encoding STAS-like domain-containing protein: MEERVNVFETAGENCCVAACGQKVYDIITAALCENKKIELSFAEVSELTPAFLNSAIGQLYGYKLEAGTGHRFHVNRPKFKAGF; the protein is encoded by the coding sequence ATGGAAGAAAGAGTAAATGTTTTTGAAACTGCCGGGGAAAACTGCTGCGTTGCTGCCTGTGGTCAGAAAGTTTATGATATTATTACGGCTGCACTCTGTGAAAATAAGAAAATCGAGCTATCTTTTGCAGAAGTGAGTGAGCTTACACCTGCCTTTTTGAATTCGGCAATAGGACAGCTTTACGGCTATAAGTTAGAAGCTGGAACAGGGCATCGATTTCATGTTAATAGGCCAAAATTTAAGGCCGGTTTCTAA
- a CDS encoding O-acetyl-ADP-ribose deacetylase translates to MVRISDRITVIKGDIVKLKVDAIVNAANSTLLGGGGVDGAIHRSAGPGLLEECKGLKGCATGEAKITKGYFLPAKWVIHTVGPVWQGGQKGEDSLLASCYRKSLELAREYTIKTIAFPAISTGAYNFPSERAAGIAIFEITKFLQENELPEKVFLVCFNKETCRHL, encoded by the coding sequence ATGGTACGTATTTCGGACAGGATAACAGTAATTAAGGGAGACATCGTAAAACTGAAAGTGGATGCAATCGTAAATGCCGCAAATTCAACTCTACTTGGAGGCGGAGGAGTTGATGGCGCTATCCATAGATCTGCAGGGCCAGGATTGTTGGAAGAATGTAAAGGTTTAAAAGGCTGTGCCACAGGAGAAGCAAAAATTACAAAAGGATATTTTCTGCCTGCAAAATGGGTAATACATACTGTTGGGCCGGTATGGCAGGGGGGACAGAAAGGAGAGGATAGCTTGCTGGCTTCCTGCTACAGAAAAAGCCTTGAACTTGCAAGAGAGTATACTATAAAAACCATTGCCTTTCCAGCTATAAGTACTGGAGCATATAACTTTCCTTCAGAAAGAGCTGCAGGAATTGCAATTTTCGAAATCACTAAATTCCTTCAGGAAAATGAATTGCCTGAAAAGGTTTTTCTTGTTTGTTTCAATAAAGAAACATGCAGGCATCTTTAG
- a CDS encoding adenosylcobinamide amidohydrolase yields MGLEETHFVLLTAVKMEYIQVIENDCLTAFITAGLSNGSEFRAKVGTINIILVHASSVK; encoded by the coding sequence CTGGGCCTTGAAGAAACTCACTTCGTTCTCCTTACGGCTGTAAAAATGGAATATATTCAGGTAATAGAAAATGACTGCCTGACAGCTTTCATAACCGCTGGCTTGAGCAACGGCTCAGAATTCAGGGCAAAAGTCGGAACCATAAATATAATTCTAGTCCATGCGTCTTCGGTTAAGTGA